Within the Pseudomonas mendocina genome, the region AACGTCTTGATCTCGGGCCAGGCCGCCTGGAGCCCATCGGAAATGTCCAGCGGGTTGGCCGTGGCCTGCTTGACCAGGCCCAGGGTCACCGCCGGCAGGCCGTTGAAGCGCACTACGCTACGCTCGTCACGCGGGCCAATCTCGGCGCGGCCGACATCGGACAGGCGCAGCAGATAGCCTTGCGAGTCATCTAGGATCAGTTCGTTGAACTGCTGTGGGGTACGCAGATCGGTTTCCGACAGCACGCTGAACTCACGCTCGCGCGACTCGATGCGGCCTGCTGGAATCTCCACGTTCTGCCGGCGCAGGGCGTCCTCCACGTCCTGCACGGTGAGGTTGTGCGCGGCGAGCTTCTCCGGGTCGAGCCAGATGCGCAGGGAAAAGGTACGCGCACCGCGCACCTGCACTTCGGAGACGCCAGGAATGGTCTGCAGACGATCCTTGATCACCCGCTCCAGCACGTCGGTGATCTCCATGGCGCTGTGCTGCTGGCTATGGAAGGCGATCCACACCACCGGCTGGGCGTCAGCCTCGACCTTCTGCACGATGGGCTCGTCGACCTCGTCCGGCAGCAGGCTGCGCACCCGCCCGAGACGGTCGCGCACATCGTTGGCCGCCTCGTCGGCGCTACGACCGAGGCGAAACTGCGCGGTGATCTGGGTGTTCTCCGCGCGGCTGATGGAGGTGACGAAATCCAGCCCCTCGATGCCGGAGAGCACGTCCTCCACCGGCTGCGCCACCTGCGACTCCATGATCTCCGGGCTGGCGCCGGGATAGGTGACCTGCACAGTGACGATGGGCACATCGATATTGGGGTATTCGCGCACGTTGAGGCGGTCATAGGCCATCAGCCCCAGCAGCACCACAATCAGCGACAGGACGGTGGCGAATACCGGCCGGCGAATGCAGACGTCGGAAAGTGTCACAGCTGGCGCTCCCCGCTCTTGCTGCGCACGGCCAAGCCTTCGCGCACCCGCTGCCAGCCGGCACTGATGATGGTCTCGTCACCCTGCAGGCCTTCGCGTACCTCGACCAGGCCATCGAAGCGCTTGCCCAGCTTCACATCGCGGCGCTCGACCTTGTCATCGACCAGCAGATTGACCAGCAGCTTGTCGCCCTGCGGCATCACCGCTTCTTCAGGGATCACCAGCGCGTCGGGCCGCACGTCGAGAATCACCGAAACGCGGACGAACTGGCCCGGGCGCAGGCGGCGGTCATCGTTAGCGATATGTGCGCGGATCGCCTGGCTGCGGCCGGCTTCGTCCAGGCGCGGGTTGATGGCGTAGATCTCGCCGCGAAAGCGCTCGCCAGGGTAGGTATCGAGGGTGATTTCCACAGTCTGGCCCAGGCGCACCTGGGCCACGGCCTTCTGCGGAATGCGGAAGTCGACCTTGAGCGGGTCGAGCACTTCCAGGTTGACGATGTTCTGCCCGGCGCTGAGGTAGTCGCCGACGCTGGCCTGGCGCAGGCCGAGCGTGCCGTCGTAGGGCGCCTTGATCTGGGTCTTGTCGAGCCGTGCCTGGGCCAACGCCTGCGCGGCTCGAGCGGCCTGCAACTGGCTTTGCGCTTCGTCCAGCGCCTGGGCGTTACTGGCGCCGCGCTGGAAGAGCATCTGCGCCCGTTGGTGGTTTTTCTCGGCCAGATCGAGGTTGGCGCGGGCCTGAGCGAATTCGGCGCGGGCAATGGCGTCGTCGAGACTGACCAGCAGATCCCCCGCAGTTACCGCCTGGCCTTCACGAAAATGCAGGGTGGCCAGACGCCCTTCGATTTCCGGGCGGATCATCACCGACTCGTCGGAACGCAGCGAGCCGAAGGTGATCAGCTCGTCGCGCACCTCCATCTGGCGCACCGGCACCACCTCGACCATCGGCCCTTCGGCAGCCACTGCAGGCAACGCACAAAAGCCCAGCAACAGCCACGGAAGCGCACGTAACAGCCCGGTCATGATCAGCCCCTTCTTATTGGTAGAGGCGGAGTCTAACCGGCTCCTGCGTTACTGACAGGTGCGCAAGTTATTTCGCTATATTTTTTCGGTCGCCAGCACGTCCAGCAGGAGCGGCTTCAGCCGCGAGCATTCAACGGCAGCCCGGATGAACCCTCGGGAACACAGCAGCCATACCCCGGATTTCATCCGGGCTACCGGCGCGGCCTGCGCCGCGAAAATCGCGGATGAATCCGCTCCCACAAAACCGTCACTGGCGCATGCCACGGCCGCTGATCAGCAGGCGGATGCACAAGGTATAGAGCGCAGCGGTGGCCAGCAGCATGAAACCGATGGCTACGCCGATACGGATGTCGGACACCCCGAGAATGCCGTAACGGAAGGCGTTAACCATATGCAGGATGGGGTTGCCCATCGACACGGTCTGCCAGAACGGCGGCAGCAGGGTAATGGAGTAGAACACTCCGCCCAGGTAGGTCAGCGGCGTCAGCACGAAGGTAGGGACGATCGAAATGTCGTCGAAGTTGCGCGCATAGACCGCGTTGACGAAGCCGCCGAGGGAGAAGATCGTCGCCGTCAGCAACACCACCAGCACGGTCACGCCCAAGTGGTGCACCTGTAGATGGGTGAAGAACAGCGACAGGATGGTGACGATCACCCCCACCGCCAGCCCGCGCAGCACACCGCCGACGACAAAGCCGATGAGGATGGTGTGCGGCGACACCGGCGAGACCAGCAGCTCCTCGACGTTGCGCTGGAACTTGCTGCCGAAGAAGCTCGACACCACGTTGCCGTAGCTGTTGGTGATCACCGACATCATGATCAGCCCCGGCACGATGTACTCCATGTAGGTGAAGCCGCCCATGTCGCCAATCTGCCGGCCGATCAGGCTACCGAAGATGACGAAGTACAGGACCATGGTGATCGCGGGCGGCAGCAGGGTCTGCGGCCAGATGCGCACGAAGCGGCGTACTTCGCGATGGACGATGGTACGCAGGGCGATCAGGTTGGCAGCGAACTCGCTATTGAGGTACTGGGTATTCATTGCGCCACCTTCGCCAGGTTCTTTTCCACCAGGGAGACGAACAGCTCCTCCAGGCGATTGGTCTTGTTGCGCAGGCTCAGCACCTGCACCTGCTGCTGCGCCAGTTGCTGGAACAGCGCGTTGAGGCCCTGGCTCTTCTCCACCTGCACCTCCAGGGTGTGGTGGTCGAGCAGACGTGCCGGATAACCGCTCAGGTTCGGCGCCTCGCTGTAGGAGTCCTTCAGGTCGAGCAGGAACGTCTCGACGTGCAGCTTCTTCAGCAGATCCTTCATGCTGCTCAGTTCGACAATACGGCCATGGTCGATGATGCCGATGTTGCGGCAGAGCTGCTCGGCCTCCTCCAGATAGTGGGTGGTGAGGATGATGGTGATGCCCTGCTTGTTCAGGTCGGTGAGGAAACTCCACATCGAACGGCGCAGCTCGATATCCACCCCTGCGGTCGGCTCATCGAGGATCAGCAGGCGCGGCTGATGCACCAGGGCGCGGGCGATCATCAGGCGGCGCTTCATGCCGCCGGACAGCTCACGCGAAGCGACGTCGCGCTTTTCCCACAGGCCGAGCTGAGTCAGATACTGCTCGGCGCGCTCCTTGGCGATCGAACGCGGAATGCCGTAGTAGCCCGCCTGGGTGACGACGATGTCGAACACCTTCTCGAACTGGTTGAAATTGAATTCCTGCGGCACCACGCCCAGGCAGCGCTTGAGAGCATAAGGCTCACGGTCGAGATCATGGCCGAACACACTGACCGTACCGCCGCTCTTGTTCACCAGCGTGGAGAGAATACCGATTGTGGTGGATTTGCCGGCACCATTGGGGCCGAGCAAGGCGAAGAAATCACCTTCGGCGACATCCAGATCGATGCCGTGCAGGGCCTGGAAGCCGTTGCCGTAGGTCTTGGTCAACTGCCGAATGGACAAAGCAGATGTCATGACATGCCTTTGCGAAATGAATGGAAGTTGGTCCTGATGGCTATGAACACAAACAGGACGCTAGATGGGTTGAGCCTATCATCAGGTCAGCGCGGTCATCACCGCCTTGCAGTAGGCCGGGCGCTCCTTCAACCGTCCGTACCAGGCCTCCAGGGCCGGCAGTTCGGGACGCTGGATCGGCATCTCGAACCAGGCATAGATGAAACTGCCCAACGGGATGTCACCCATGGCGAAGCGTTCGCCGGAAAGAAATGGCTGCTCGGCCAGGGCGCGCTCTGGCATGGCCAGCAGCTCGCCGCAACGGGCCAGAGCAGCGGCCATGCGTGCCGGGTCGCGCTCTGCCGGTGGGGTACGCAGTGTGCCCCAGAACAGATCGCGAAAGACCGGGGCAAAGGCCGAAGTGGTCCAGTCCATCCACTTGTCGCCACGGGCACGCAGTGCCGGGTCCTCGGGATAGAGATCGCCCGCGGCGTACCGCGCGGCTAGGTAGCGGACGATGGCGTTGGACTCCCAGAGCACCAGCTCACCATCCTCTACCAGCGGCACCAGGCCGTTGGGGTTCTTCGCCCGGTATTCGGGATCGTTGACCAGCCCGAAGGCGCCCCCGGCATCGATCGCCTCGTAAGCGACACCGGCTTCCTCGGCGGCCCATAGCGCCTTTCTCACGTTGGACGAATTCTTGCGGCCCCAGATTTTCAGCATCTGTGATTGTCCTGTCGTTTCACGAGGCGTCGATTCTAGAGGCAATCCCCCCCTGCTTGGCCAAGGATTTGCGTTGATAACGCATATCGACCCGAGCGGGGTGGCGGATGGACGAATGCATGCTTGGGATGAACGCAGGTTGGGCTAGGGCAAGAAGCCCGACACAGGACAGCCTCGTTACTCCGTTCTAACGGTGGCAGCCTCGGCATGAAGATCGCCGCTGATCGAGGCCGCGTCCGCTTCGAACAGATGCGGATAGCAATCGCGCAAGTGCGCGAAGAACAGCTGCTCCGGCAGGTCCTCGAACTGGCCGTGGTCCTGCAGATACTCCATATAGCGTTCGCCCCGCTCGTTGTAGGGATGAAAGACGCTGTCATGCACACCATCGAATTCCAGCGGCGCGACCTTGAATACGCGGCACAGCGCCTCGTTGAACGCTGGCGTGGCCTTGACCCAGCGCCCGTCCAGGTAAAGCTCGGTGTAGCCGTGCATGGCGAACACCTCACTGCGCAGCAACTCCAGCAGGCGCGGCGTCGACAGGTGATTGCGCACATCGGCCAGACCGATACGCGCGGGAATGCCACAATGCCTTGCACACGCGGCGAGCAGATTGGCCTTGGGCACGCAGTAGGACTCCCCGACCGTCAGCGCGTGGCTGGCCTTCAACGTCTGCGCCTCGAGGCTGAAGGCATAGGGGTTGTAGCGAATCTCATCGCGCACTGCCGAATACAGAGCCGCGGCCTGACTGATCGGTTCTCGTGAGGCACCACGCCAACGTTCGGCGAACTCGACTACCAATGGATGGTCACTGTCAATGAAGCGGCCGGGGCGTAGATAGGTCTGCATGATGGGGGCTCCTGAAGTTCGCTTCAGTCTAATCCGCCAATTGCGCGACGCTCAGGACGATCCGGCCAAGCTCACCGCCCCTCGCGCCATTTAATGGCTATGCTCGGGGCGTTGCCCGCTCGAATCATGGAGGAATGCACATGCTCGTCATCTGGTTGCTGGTGCTGCTGCTCGGGGTCATCTACCTGGCCCATAGCCGTACCGCCGCACGCCCCGCCCTCGGCATCACCGCGGCCTACCTGGTGGCCATGGCCCTGTTCAGTCCGGTGCCTGGTTGGCTGCAACTGCTGCTATGGATCATCACAGGCGCAGTCGCCGCCTTCATCCTGCTTGGCGATCTGCGCAGGCAGTTGTTCACTCGCCCCTTGTTCGCCTGGTTCCAGCGCGTATTGCCGCCAATGTCGGCCACCGAGCGCGACGCCATCGAAGCCGGCACGGTGTGGTGGGATGGCGAGCTGTTCAGTGGCAAGCCAGACTGGGACAAGCTGCTGGCCTACCCCAAGGCCAAGCTGACCGAGGAGGAACAGGCCTTCATCGACGGCCCCACCGAAGAACTCTGCGCGATGATCAGCGACTGGCAGGTCGGCCAGGAGATGGACCTGCCGGAGAAAGCCTGGGAGCACATCAAGCAGCACGGTTTCTTCGCCCTGATCATTCCCAAGGAATATGGCGGCAAGGGCTTCTCCGCCTACGCCCACTCGCAGGTGGCGATGAAGCTGGCCACACGCAGCGGCGACCTGGCCTCCACCGTGATGGTGCC harbors:
- a CDS encoding efflux RND transporter periplasmic adaptor subunit, translated to MTGLLRALPWLLLGFCALPAVAAEGPMVEVVPVRQMEVRDELITFGSLRSDESVMIRPEIEGRLATLHFREGQAVTAGDLLVSLDDAIARAEFAQARANLDLAEKNHQRAQMLFQRGASNAQALDEAQSQLQAARAAQALAQARLDKTQIKAPYDGTLGLRQASVGDYLSAGQNIVNLEVLDPLKVDFRIPQKAVAQVRLGQTVEITLDTYPGERFRGEIYAINPRLDEAGRSQAIRAHIANDDRRLRPGQFVRVSVILDVRPDALVIPEEAVMPQGDKLLVNLLVDDKVERRDVKLGKRFDGLVEVREGLQGDETIISAGWQRVREGLAVRSKSGERQL
- a CDS encoding ABC transporter permease — its product is MNTQYLNSEFAANLIALRTIVHREVRRFVRIWPQTLLPPAITMVLYFVIFGSLIGRQIGDMGGFTYMEYIVPGLIMMSVITNSYGNVVSSFFGSKFQRNVEELLVSPVSPHTILIGFVVGGVLRGLAVGVIVTILSLFFTHLQVHHLGVTVLVVLLTATIFSLGGFVNAVYARNFDDISIVPTFVLTPLTYLGGVFYSITLLPPFWQTVSMGNPILHMVNAFRYGILGVSDIRIGVAIGFMLLATAALYTLCIRLLISGRGMRQ
- a CDS encoding ABC transporter ATP-binding protein translates to MTSALSIRQLTKTYGNGFQALHGIDLDVAEGDFFALLGPNGAGKSTTIGILSTLVNKSGGTVSVFGHDLDREPYALKRCLGVVPQEFNFNQFEKVFDIVVTQAGYYGIPRSIAKERAEQYLTQLGLWEKRDVASRELSGGMKRRLMIARALVHQPRLLILDEPTAGVDIELRRSMWSFLTDLNKQGITIILTTHYLEEAEQLCRNIGIIDHGRIVELSSMKDLLKKLHVETFLLDLKDSYSEAPNLSGYPARLLDHHTLEVQVEKSQGLNALFQQLAQQQVQVLSLRNKTNRLEELFVSLVEKNLAKVAQ
- a CDS encoding glutathione S-transferase family protein, with amino-acid sequence MLKIWGRKNSSNVRKALWAAEEAGVAYEAIDAGGAFGLVNDPEYRAKNPNGLVPLVEDGELVLWESNAIVRYLAARYAAGDLYPEDPALRARGDKWMDWTTSAFAPVFRDLFWGTLRTPPAERDPARMAAALARCGELLAMPERALAEQPFLSGERFAMGDIPLGSFIYAWFEMPIQRPELPALEAWYGRLKERPAYCKAVMTALT
- a CDS encoding transglutaminase-like domain-containing protein, which codes for MQTYLRPGRFIDSDHPLVVEFAERWRGASREPISQAAALYSAVRDEIRYNPYAFSLEAQTLKASHALTVGESYCVPKANLLAACARHCGIPARIGLADVRNHLSTPRLLELLRSEVFAMHGYTELYLDGRWVKATPAFNEALCRVFKVAPLEFDGVHDSVFHPYNERGERYMEYLQDHGQFEDLPEQLFFAHLRDCYPHLFEADAASISGDLHAEAATVRTE